The Phycisphaeraceae bacterium genome has a window encoding:
- a CDS encoding sigma-70 family RNA polymerase sigma factor gives MSTDRQSDPALIRRCLAGESRAWETMVDRYKRLVYSIPRRYGMDDADAEDVFQNVFAILLRHLDQLQDQTKLSAWLITTAHRECWRLGRRKPKDEPLEERDIRADAPPDALIDRWERQHIVRTALERLGDPCKSLLEALFLNTSQPGYEAIARSLNMKIGSIGPTRARCFRKMQTILDEMGYTPDGATGGADGG, from the coding sequence ATGTCCACCGATCGACAGAGCGATCCCGCGTTGATCCGCCGATGCCTGGCGGGCGAGTCGCGCGCGTGGGAGACCATGGTCGATCGTTACAAGCGGCTGGTCTACTCCATCCCGCGCCGCTACGGCATGGACGACGCCGACGCAGAGGACGTCTTTCAGAACGTCTTCGCCATCCTGCTGCGTCATCTCGATCAGTTGCAGGATCAGACCAAGCTCAGTGCGTGGCTCATCACGACGGCCCATCGGGAGTGCTGGCGGCTGGGGCGGCGCAAGCCCAAGGACGAACCGCTGGAGGAGCGCGACATCCGAGCCGACGCCCCGCCTGACGCCCTGATCGACCGGTGGGAGCGGCAGCACATCGTCCGTACCGCCCTGGAGCGACTGGGCGACCCGTGCAAATCGCTCCTCGAAGCCCTGTTCCTCAACACCTCGCAACCGGGATACGAGGCCATCGCCCGTTCGCTCAACATGAAGATCGGCAGCATCGGCCCCACGCGGGCGAGGTGCTTCAGGAAGATGCAGACCATCCTTGATGAGATGGGCTACACGCCGGACGGAGCAACGGGGGGAGCCGATGGCGGCTGA